The following are encoded in a window of Castanea sativa cultivar Marrone di Chiusa Pesio chromosome 5, ASM4071231v1 genomic DNA:
- the LOC142633919 gene encoding uncharacterized protein LOC142633919 yields MASRQDIGHKAGEITGQAQVKKDEILDQASDAAHSAQNSSSNLTGQATNFLQQTGEQVKHMAQGAAVAVKNTLGLNTDSPNSTNYRSNTNSPSNPNTASNINSPSNTNIASNTNNPSNPSTRI; encoded by the exons ATGGCAAGCCGCCAGGATATTGGGCACAAGGCAGGCGAAATCACAGGTCAAGCTCAG GTAAAGAAGGATGAGATTCTGGACCAGGCATCTGATGCAGCTCACTCAGCCCAAAACTCTTCCTCTAACCTCACAGGGCAAGCCACCAACTTCCTTCAACAG ACTGGTGAGCAAGTAAAGCACATGGCGCAAGGGGCCGCGGTGGCAGTGAAGAACACACTGGGATTGAACACAGACAGCCCCAACAGCACCAACTATAGGAGCAACACCAACAGTCCAAGCAACCCAAATACCGCGAGCAACATCAACAGTCCAAGCAACACAAATATCGCGAGCAACACCAACAATCCGAGCAACCCAAGTACAAggatttga